From Thalassotalea euphylliae, the proteins below share one genomic window:
- a CDS encoding GspE/PulE family protein: MAAPKLKMRLGDLLVHEGIISNDQLMHALNSQKSSGRKLGDMLIELGYISERQLLEFLAQQLDVPFMDISQLRVPGEVANLLPEVHARRLRALVMEDRGDSVLIGMSDPADLNALDQLEQMMAPKRIQLAVVMESQLFESFDSLYRRTAEIESFASQLEQEYEQTSDFDMSATFDDGGDATVGKLLQSVFEDAVQMRASDIHIEPDERQLRIRQRIDGVLQENILNENKIAAALVLRLKLMAGLDISEKRLPQDGRFNLQIKGHNVDVRMSTMPVQYGESVVMRLLDQSAGLLSLDETGMPPELVQRLRHQITRPHGMVLVTGPTGSGKTTTLYGALSELNQSSKKIITAEDPVEYRLPRINQVQISSKIDLTFSSVLRTALRQDPDIIMVGEMRDSETVEIGLRGALTGHLVLSTLHTNDAITSALRLIDMGAAGFLVGSSLRAVIAQRLVRRICENCRNDYRPDAQEQMWLNNLTGQDCSTLSFKHGTGCQSCQYTGYRGRIGVFELLEMNDPMMAALKREDTEAFTEHAKRNPTFKPLAKAAFDYACEGITSVEEVLRLVETVDVAG, from the coding sequence ATGGCGGCACCCAAGTTAAAAATGCGCCTAGGTGATTTACTGGTGCACGAAGGGATTATCAGTAATGACCAGTTAATGCACGCGCTCAACAGTCAAAAATCGTCTGGCCGTAAATTAGGGGACATGCTGATTGAACTGGGTTATATCAGCGAACGCCAGCTCCTTGAATTCCTCGCCCAACAATTAGATGTGCCTTTTATGGATATCAGCCAATTGCGTGTCCCGGGGGAAGTCGCCAATCTCTTGCCTGAGGTTCACGCGCGCCGCTTACGTGCGCTGGTGATGGAAGATCGCGGTGACAGCGTGTTAATTGGCATGAGTGATCCTGCTGATTTAAATGCACTTGACCAGCTCGAACAAATGATGGCGCCCAAGCGAATTCAGCTTGCCGTGGTGATGGAATCACAGCTGTTTGAGTCGTTTGATAGCCTTTATCGTCGCACTGCGGAAATTGAATCATTTGCCAGCCAGTTAGAGCAAGAGTACGAGCAAACGTCCGACTTTGACATGTCGGCGACCTTTGATGATGGCGGCGATGCCACCGTCGGCAAATTACTGCAATCCGTGTTTGAAGATGCGGTACAAATGCGCGCGTCAGATATTCACATTGAACCTGACGAAAGACAACTGCGCATTCGCCAGCGTATCGATGGCGTATTGCAAGAAAACATTTTAAATGAAAACAAGATTGCTGCCGCGCTAGTGTTGCGTTTGAAGCTCATGGCCGGTCTGGATATTTCTGAAAAACGCCTACCGCAAGACGGTCGTTTTAATTTGCAAATAAAAGGGCATAACGTGGATGTGCGGATGTCGACCATGCCAGTGCAATACGGCGAATCTGTAGTAATGCGTTTGCTTGATCAATCGGCGGGCTTGCTGTCACTCGATGAGACAGGGATGCCGCCTGAGCTGGTGCAGCGACTTCGCCACCAAATTACCCGCCCACATGGTATGGTGTTAGTAACTGGGCCAACGGGTAGTGGTAAAACCACCACACTTTATGGTGCGCTGAGCGAATTAAACCAGTCTTCGAAAAAAATCATTACCGCGGAAGACCCTGTCGAGTATCGCTTACCTCGCATTAACCAAGTGCAGATCAGTAGTAAAATCGATTTAACCTTCTCTAGCGTGTTGCGCACTGCGTTGCGGCAAGATCCTGATATCATTATGGTCGGCGAGATGCGCGATAGTGAAACGGTCGAAATTGGCTTGCGAGGCGCGTTAACGGGTCACTTGGTATTATCGACACTACATACCAATGACGCGATTACCAGCGCGCTGCGTTTGATTGATATGGGCGCTGCGGGCTTTTTGGTCGGGAGTTCATTACGAGCGGTGATTGCACAACGTCTAGTGCGCCGCATTTGCGAAAACTGCCGGAATGACTATCGCCCAGATGCGCAAGAGCAAATGTGGCTCAACAACCTGACTGGACAAGATTGCAGTACATTATCGTTTAAGCACGGCACAGGTTGTCAGTCGTGTCAGTATACGGGGTACCGCGGTCGTATCGGTGTGTTCGAATTACTGGAAATGAACGACCCTATGATGGCCGCATTAAAAAGAGAAGACACCGAAGCCTTTACGGAACACGCCAAGCGCAATCCAACATTTAAACCACTGGCGAAGGCCGCATTTGATTATGCCTGTGAAGGTATAACCAGTGTAGAGGAAGTGCTAAGGTTAGTGGAAACCGTAGATGTAGCAGGTTAA
- a CDS encoding tetratricopeptide repeat protein, producing the protein MSVINQMLKDLEKRSDDNRDVSTAAGPVTPQAKNKTSMALITVVVSVLLTLVLVAVVFLFQENQLLRQQASTGDKVLWQNQQAQQLVAAVEKIAQQSAAVNETVDDLEQRSLEQKLERKTVQKTAQQPANEAEIADVNSDTERTQNDATAADITPEKVQTTTQVSTSTFTESRRPLASANHHVASTELMRDTQLSTSRQMQKPNETTTPTDTTNLRSISSESSPSPEHSQPNAVKPSLTIARKQLSSAQLAAQKINQAEQAMAAQQGEQAEQLLQDALLLVPNNKQARKQLAAIWFARGNNQAAVNLLNQGISLSPLESDFRLMKGKILLQGYQRSQFQNPAQDSPLLTQAYDTLVAQPDVSQVEYQALLASVAQQLNQLPAATNAYQQLVTLQPNQAKWQLGLATVLDQASRFNNALAAYQQALAIGGLSTQSRQFAEQRIKELGE; encoded by the coding sequence GTGAGCGTCATCAATCAAATGCTCAAAGACTTGGAAAAGCGCAGTGACGACAATCGTGACGTATCAACTGCCGCAGGCCCTGTGACGCCGCAGGCAAAGAATAAAACTTCAATGGCGTTAATCACCGTTGTGGTTTCTGTGCTGCTTACCCTAGTTTTAGTGGCTGTGGTTTTCTTATTTCAAGAAAACCAACTATTAAGGCAACAGGCTAGCACAGGTGATAAGGTGTTATGGCAAAACCAGCAAGCACAGCAATTAGTTGCCGCCGTGGAAAAAATAGCCCAGCAATCAGCCGCCGTTAATGAAACTGTTGATGATTTGGAGCAGCGTTCGCTTGAGCAAAAACTAGAGCGAAAAACAGTGCAAAAAACAGCGCAACAACCCGCGAATGAAGCCGAAATCGCTGACGTTAATAGTGATACTGAGCGCACTCAAAACGATGCGACAGCGGCCGACATTACCCCTGAAAAAGTTCAAACAACAACACAAGTTAGCACTTCAACGTTCACTGAATCGCGCCGCCCTCTAGCAAGCGCTAATCATCATGTCGCCAGCACTGAGCTTATGCGTGATACCCAGTTATCGACCAGTCGCCAAATGCAGAAGCCGAACGAGACGACAACGCCAACCGACACAACTAATCTGCGTTCAATTAGCAGCGAATCAAGCCCATCACCAGAGCACTCTCAGCCCAATGCCGTTAAGCCATCGTTGACCATTGCGCGCAAGCAGCTGTCCTCGGCACAGTTGGCGGCGCAAAAAATTAACCAAGCCGAGCAAGCGATGGCTGCGCAGCAGGGTGAACAAGCAGAGCAGTTATTACAAGATGCCTTGTTACTGGTACCTAACAATAAGCAGGCGAGAAAGCAACTGGCGGCGATATGGTTTGCCAGAGGAAATAATCAAGCAGCGGTTAATTTACTTAATCAAGGCATTAGCTTGTCGCCGCTTGAGTCAGACTTCCGTTTGATGAAAGGCAAGATTTTATTGCAGGGGTATCAGCGTAGCCAGTTTCAAAATCCAGCTCAAGACTCGCCATTGCTGACTCAGGCATACGATACCCTTGTCGCGCAACCTGATGTCTCGCAAGTAGAGTATCAGGCGCTGTTAGCGAGTGTTGCACAGCAATTAAATCAATTACCAGCGGCAACTAACGCGTATCAACAGTTAGTGACCTTACAGCCGAATCAGGCTAAGTGGCAACTTGGTTTGGCGACTGTGCTTGATCAAGCCAGTCGCTTTAACAATGCCCTGGCCGCGTATCAGCAAGCACTCGCGATTGGCGGTTTGTCGACACAAAGTCGACAGTTTGCAGAGCAACGAATTAAAGAATTAGGAGAATAA
- a CDS encoding ExeA family protein, whose translation MYLYHFGLTQLPFTLTPNTSFYLGLAPHNEALAVLLTALKTGEGFLKVIGEVGTGKTLLCRKLLNDIPDHFVTAYIPNPYLNPDELRRAVAVELGVKQAQRMSVQLLTQRIQTRLLELHAKGHSVVLIVDEAQALPEESLEALRLFTNLETESRKLLQVVMFAQPELDARLAEQHFRQLRQRITFSYRLRAMSAEEVEHYIQHRLNVAGYKGAALFSSKLCRQLTKASKGIPRLVNVICHKMLMLGYGEGQYQLTPKHLSLAVNDTEDTVKPNNHWRTIGVLTATLVVLVIAAWLFIPMERFV comes from the coding sequence ATGTACCTGTATCACTTTGGGCTAACACAGTTACCTTTTACACTGACCCCAAATACTAGCTTTTATCTGGGATTAGCGCCTCACAATGAGGCGCTAGCTGTATTGCTAACGGCGTTAAAAACCGGTGAGGGCTTTTTAAAGGTTATTGGTGAAGTTGGCACGGGGAAAACCTTGTTGTGCCGAAAGTTACTCAATGATATTCCCGACCATTTTGTCACCGCCTATATTCCCAATCCATATTTGAATCCAGACGAACTGCGACGCGCTGTTGCCGTTGAGTTGGGCGTCAAGCAAGCACAGCGCATGTCAGTGCAGTTGTTGACGCAGCGCATTCAAACACGCTTGCTTGAGTTACATGCCAAAGGCCACTCTGTGGTGCTTATTGTCGATGAAGCACAAGCATTGCCAGAGGAAAGCTTAGAAGCACTGCGCCTGTTTACCAATTTAGAAACTGAGAGCCGAAAATTACTGCAGGTGGTAATGTTTGCGCAACCTGAACTCGACGCTCGACTAGCAGAGCAACACTTTCGCCAGCTGCGTCAACGCATCACTTTTTCCTATCGTTTACGCGCCATGTCGGCTGAAGAGGTTGAGCATTATATTCAACACCGTTTAAACGTAGCCGGCTATAAGGGAGCGGCGTTATTCTCTTCCAAGCTTTGCCGTCAACTGACAAAAGCCAGTAAAGGTATTCCTAGGCTAGTGAACGTTATTTGCCATAAAATGCTGATGCTAGGATACGGGGAAGGGCAATATCAATTGACCCCAAAACACCTAAGCTTGGCAGTTAACGATACCGAAGACACAGTAAAACCCAACAATCACTGGCGTACAATAGGGGTGTTGACCGCGACACTTGTGGTGCTCGTTATTGCCGCTTGGTTATTCATACCGATGGAGAGATTTGTGTGA